In Anopheles gambiae chromosome 2, idAnoGambNW_F1_1, whole genome shotgun sequence, a single window of DNA contains:
- the LOC1278743 gene encoding zinc finger protein 93 produces the protein MVSISSSACRLCLNIPPTDTLVFSVFDTYQGRVLSQLIDELFAIKILEDERLQSLCIECVNRINTVNKIKQLFVTNNGKLQQISPSPGSFVEELVYEVFASGTEECAKIENASINYVIESAQQRNKPTATETSASTDEPLSKLCPSSEEDNTFDVESAELNCEDEPEDESATKEGTKCNETSASEPKEALATEQPKPDLPTPGQLPQHKCYFCGTVFENSLQFTNHLPSHFSEVPYACTECDGLVFKTVREASRHIGFHDARERPFKCRICPLRFPKRTNSLTHERKMHRFKLKRMAEKDSKANGSAVGRRSDGKGTANSSISREQSATPKREQPECEICSKKFTAKKNLTRHLMIHTGEKPFKCEPCGLSYRQSGELKRHSLLHGEEKPTDNSGSSLERVPDERPKRANKRRVSGKLLLSC, from the exons ATGGTTTCAATATCGTCCTCCGCCTGCAGACTGTGCCTTAATATTCCACCTACCGATACGCTCGTGTTTTCGGTGTTCGACACCTACCAAGGTAGAGTGTTGTCGCAGCTGATCGACGAACTGTTCGCTATAAAG ATCCTGGAAGACGAACGGCTGCAGTCGCTTTGTATTGAGTGCGTAAATCGCATTAACACGGTGAACAAAATCAAGCAACTATTTGTGACGAACAATGGTAAATTGCAACAAATCAGCCCATCGCCCGGTAGCTTTGTTGAAGAGCTGGTCTATGAGGTGTTCGCCTCAGGCACCGAAGAGTGTGCTAAAATAGAAAATGCATCAATCAACTACGTGATTGAATCAGCGCAACAACGGAACAAACCAACAGCTACCGAAACGAGCGCATCAACAGACGAGCCTTTGAGCAAGCTTTGCCCCTCTTCCGAAGAGGACAACACCTTCGATGTCGAATCCGCCGAGCTGAACTGTGAAGACGAGCCAGAGGATGAATCGGCCACGAAAGAGGGGACAAAGTGCAATGAAACTAGTGCATCCGAGCCGAAAGAAGCATTGGCAACGGAACAGCCCAAACCGGACCTGCCAACCCCTGGACAGCTGCCACAACACAAGTGCTACTTTTGCGGTACCGTGTTCGAGAATTCGCTACAATTTACCAACCATCTGCCGAGCCACTTCAGCGAGGTGCCCTACGCCTGCACGGAATGTGACGGGCTGGTGTTCAAAACGGTACGGGAAGCGAGCAGACACATCGGTTTCCACGACGCACGCGAACGGCCGTTCAAGTGCCGCATCTGCCCGTTACGCTTTCCCAAGCGGACCAACAGTTTAACCCACGAACGGAAAATGCATCGCTTTAAGCTGAAGCGTATGGCGGAGAAGGATAGCAAAGCAAATGGATCAGCCGTTGGTCGCAGATCGGACGGCAAAGGCACAGCAAACAGCTCGATCAGCAGGGAGCAATCTGCCACTCCGAAGCGGGAACAGCCGGAGTGTGAAATTTGTAGCAAAAAGTTTACGGCGAAGAAAAACCTTACCCGCCATTTAATGATTCACACCGGTGAGAAACCGTTCAAATGTGAGCCGTGCGGTCTGTCGTACCGCCAGTCGGGGGAGCTGAAACGACACAGTTTGCTGCACGGGGAAGAAAAGCCCACCGACAACAGCGGTAGCAGCTTGGAACGTGTACCGGACGAACGACCGAAGCGTGCGAATAAAAGAAGAGTCAGTGGGAAGTTGTTGCTTTCGTGCTAA
- the LOC1278741 gene encoding N-alpha-acetyltransferase 30A, whose amino-acid sequence MDVIGPDGRPTETGTSGKLTNGNATSAEDCSTVAAVASGAGRRKKAKRKNKAKNSSTEPEMTGEANATISSATLDTARAQPLEAVLAKQVQQRNAAVVNSNCSSHSSNNHSSSHSNGLPAEESPSAVDAISKKLEQCVQIGLNGLTNGLPSARSEEANGGVTSLPPTHKDTPGRKKARSRATKKGHASTTDEGGDCAEHGNAKTDDKSEGKSQRPTAATALQDADRGQVQQPADADVMVAVQQDTAKPEQASCVQATASCADPSTSADPLPAVDGSKPALTPMEIRYQVYESERQMPAIMALIQKDLSEPYSIYTYRYFIHNWPKLCFLALHRDTCVGAIVCKLDIHRQETRRGYIAMLAVDKDYRKLKIGTTLVQKAIQAMVEDHADEVVLETEITNQPALRLYENLGFVRDKRLFHYYLNGVDALRLKLWFR is encoded by the exons ATGGACGTGATCGGACCGGACGGGCGTCCGACGGAAACGGGAACAAGCGGTAAACTTACCAATGGGAACGCAACGTCCGCGGAGGACTGCAGCACGGTGGCCGCGGTAGCGAGCGGTGCCGGAAGGCGCAAGAAGGCCAAGAGGAAAAATAAAGCTAAAAATAGCTCTACCGAGCCGGAGATGACGGGAGAAGCGAATGCGACAATCTCCTCCGCCACGCTAGACACGGCAAGGGCGCAACCATTGGAGGCGGTGCTAGCGAAGCAGGTGCAACAGCGGAATGCAGCGGTTGTAAATAGTAATTGTAGTAGTCATAGCAGTAACAACCACAGCAGTAGTCATAGCAACGGGCTGCCGGCCGAGGAGTCGCCATCGGCCGTCGATGCGATCAGCAAGAAGCTGGAGCAATGTGTTCAAATCGGACTTAATGGCTTAACGAATGGTTTGCCGAGTGCACGAAGTGAAGAGGCAAATGGTGGTGTAACATCCTTGCCGCCCACCCATAAGGACACTCCGGGGAGGAAAAAGGCTCGCAGTAGGGCTACGAAAAAGGGACACGCTAGCACCACGGATGAGGGGGGAGACTGTGCTGAGCATGGCAACGCAAAGACCGACGACAAGTCAGAAGGCAAATCTCAACGTCCCACAGCAGCAACTGCCTTACAGGATGCGGATAGGGGCCAAGTTCAGCAGCCGGCCGATGCTGACGTAATGGTGGCAGTACAGCAAGACACGGCCAAGCCGGAACAAGCTTCCTGCGTTCAAGCTACGGCCAGTTGCGCAGATCCATCTACCTCAGCGGATCCATTGCCAGCGGTGGACGGGAGCAAGCCCGCCCTGACACCGATGGAGATTCGCTACCAGGTGTACGAATCGGAACGCCAGATGCCCGCCATCATGGCGCTCATTCAGAAGGATCTGTCCGAGCCGTACTCGATCTACACCTACCGCTATTTCATACACAACTGGCCAAAGCTGTGCTTTCTGGCGCTGCACCGGGACACTTGCGTCGGTGCGATCGTCTGCAAGCTGGACATTCACCGGCAGGAGACGCGCCGCGGCTACATCGCAATGCTGGCAGTGGACAAGGACTATCGGAAGCTAAAAATCGGCACCACGCTCGTGCAGAAAGCAATACAG GCTATGGTGGAGGACCACGCCGATGAGGTGGTGTTGGAGACGGAAATCACGAACCAACCGGCACTGCGGTTGTACGAAAATCTGGGCTTTGTGCGAGACAAACGGCTGTTTCACTACTACCTTAACGGTGTCGACGCGTTACGACTGAAGCTGTGGTTCAGATGA
- the LOC1278742 gene encoding UPF0587 protein CG4646 has translation MGKIGLQIKATLENIETLKTNHPHYAFFLKIKCTNCGEVSDKWHDLTEGEHVNEDSRNPKGFNFYMKCRMCSRENSIDIIEGSNASYTEQDSGKKKTIVAFDCRGVEPIEFSPRTGWIAKATENGPTFEDIDLSEDDWVEYDQKNNNSVGVYEFESDFIKMKK, from the exons ATGGGAAAGATTGGCCTACAGATTAAGGCAACGCTGGAAAACATCGAGACGCTGAAAACGAACCATCCGCACTACGCGTTCTTCCTGAAAATCAAATGCACCAACTGTGGCGAAGTGTCGGACAAGTGGCACGATCTGACCGAAGGCGAGCACGTCAACGAGGATTCGCGCAATCCGAAAGGATTCAATTTCTACATGAAGTGCCGCATGTGCTCGCGCGAAAATAGCATCGACATTATTGAAGGCTCGAACG CAAGCTACACGGAGCAGGATTCGGGCAAAAAGAAGACGATCGTTGCGTTCGATTGTCGGGGTGTGGAACCGATCGAGTTCAGTCCCCGGACCGGATGGATTGCGAAGGCGACCGAGAACGGGCCAACATTTGAGGACATCGATCTTTCGGAAGACGACTGGGTGGAGTACGATCAGAAGAACAACAATTCCGTTGGTGTGTACGAGTTTGAGTCCGATTTTATCAAGATGAAAAAGTGA
- the LOC5667567 gene encoding collagen alpha-1(III) chain, translated as MLYDYQPQPYQQQQHLPQEGGGGGGAGAGAGGRGGKAGGRGGRRGGGGASKGASATMPKKDSKSDEGGRKTKMSQAAAAKLEQQQQQQQQQQQQQQQQQQQDDGTGMKGGPGGPGTGRPGSVGPGGPGGMKQSDGCSINAGGGVPGPNSGVMDALGKPGGPVMGGGGPLDGVGGHPLDGKMNPGLAGMMAGNKPSNKLEYTQQQSQIFVFSTALANKGAEAVLSGQFNSIIAYHCAQMQKQNRLGGPGPDEMSGNSVGPGAMSPWMDHGHHGHGSPDHHPMGPRGMGGPGGPPDGMKKSATIHHTANASCLENDGSLPMFGGGGGVPDGHMPPHMRMGPGGGPGLDPSMVMGKKSATIHHTPNACMDQDGSGLPMYPSDGHGGGPPHMRMNPDGMSKPSTIHHTPSSCMEGDGGGDPGVGGHPGVKMENPSPVGSHISPSGGGGGGVPGGGPGGMGGPGGPGSGGPGGCPSGSHSSSTIIDQMNSLVASLPLMKGGNVLSQSRGHPQPSLQGVKVPDENLTPQQRQHREQQLATLRQMQKMFFPEQRGMGMDPHGMGMRPQFRGPAGGMPPDFGGPPNRPLNPAFMNTPLGSGGVGGPGMGGPVDGGPGPGPGPGPGMINEQIPPMQYNKPNMMNPGMYGGGMGGGGGGGHGGGPMGGPMGGPMGGPMGGPGGPMGGPMGGPMGGPGGGGPMNRMYKADPDPIFPPMTEMGGYGGGGGGVMNNHGPGMFNPGMQQRMGMPPGGGGPGPGGGGPMGGGPVGHMMGGPKMGPDPSMLGGPGGPIPQSPLMDDDLSKGSMQQQQQQQQMMLPANPPLPQQPGTPTGGVGSNGGPMSVGMNPGLNPNGANGTVNNNGKTKEPSLSPEQQQQQQQQQGGPGSNQQQQGPGSQQGPLTPQTPQGGQQTPGQPLTPQTSMAGS; from the exons ATGCTGTACGATTATCAGCCTCAGCcttatcagcagcagcagcacctgccgcaagaaggaggaggaggaggaggagcaggagcaggCGCAGGAGGAAGGGGAGGCAAAGCAGGTGGAAGAGGAGGCAGAAGAGGTGGCGGAGGAGCGAGCAAGGGAGCGTCAGCCACAATGCCGAAGAAGGATTCCAAGTCCGATGAGGGCGGCCGCAAAACCAAGATGAGCCAGGCGGCTGCGGCCAAGctcgagcagcaacagcagcagcagcagcagcaacaacagcagcagcagcaacagcagcagcag GATGACGGCACGGGCATGAAGGGCGGACCTGGTGGTCCGGGTACGGGCAGACCGGGCTCGGTCGGGCCTGGCGGCCCGGGCGGGATGAAACAGTCGGACGGTTGCAGTATTAACGCCGGCGGCGGCGTTCCCGGACCCAACAGCGGTGTGATGGATGCGCTCGGCAAGCCGGGCGGCCCGGTGATGGGTGGCGGCGGTCCGCTGGACGGTGTCGGTGGGCATCCGCTCGACGGCAAGATGAACCCCGGCCTGGCGGGCATGATGGCGGGCAACAAGCCGTCGAACAAGCTGGAGTacacgcagcagcagagcCAGATATTCGTCTTCTCGACGGCGCTGGCGAACAAGGGCGCCGAGGCGGTGCTGAGTGGCCAGTTCAACTCGATCATCGCGTACCATTGCGCCCAGATGCAGAAACAGAACCGGCTCGGCGGCCCGGGACCGGACGAGATGAGCGGGAACAGCGTCGGCCCGGGTGCGATGTCACCGTGGATGGACCACGGGCACCACGGGCACGGTTCGCCCGATCACCATCCGATGGGCCCGCGTGGCATGGGCGGACCGGGTGGACCGCCGGACGGTATGAAAAAGTCCGCCACCATTCACCATACGGCCAACGCGTCCTGCCTGGAGAATGACGGTTCGCTGCCAATgttcggcggcggtggcggtgtcCCCGACGGGCATATGCCGCCGCATATGCGCATGGGACCGGGCGGAGGCCCGGGCCTCGACCCGTCGATGGTGATGGGGAAGAAGTCGGCCACCATCCATCATACGCCGAACGCGTGCATGGATCAGGACGGAAGCGGTTTGCCGATGTACCCGTCGGACGGTCACGGCGGTGGCCCACCACACATGCGCATGAATCCGGACGGAATGTCGAAACCGTCCACGATCCACCATACGCCCAGCTCGTGCATGGAGGGCGACGGTGGCGGTGATCCGGGTGTGGGTGGCCATCCGGGCGTGAAGATGGAAAATCCGTCGCCCGTTGGGTCGCACATTTCGCCCAGTGGtgggggcggcggcggtgtCCCTGGCGGCGGACCCGGCGGTATGGGCGGCCCGGGAGGACCGGGAAGCGGTGGGCCGGGTGGCTGCCCGAGCGGCAGTCACTCGAGCTCGACCATCATCGACCAGATGAACTCGCTCGTGGCCTCGCTGCCGCTGATGAAGGGCGGCAATGTGCTGTCGCAATCCCGTGGCCATCCGCAGCCGTCGCTGCAGGGCGTGAAGGTGCCGGACGAAAACCTGACGCCCCAGCAGCGGCAACACCGCGAACAGCAGCTGGCAACGCTGCGCCAGATGCAGAAGATGTTCTTTCCCGAGCAGCGCGGCATGGGCATGGATCCGCACGGCATGGGCATGAGGCCGCAGTTCCGCGGACCGGCCGGTGGGATGCCGCCGGACTTTGGTGGACCGCCGAACCGACCGCTCAATCCTGCCTTCATGAACACGCCCCTCGGCAGTGGCGGAGTCGGCGGCCCAGGCATGGGCGGCCCGGTGGACGGGGGGCCGGGCCCCGGCCCGGGACCGGGACCGGGCATGATCAACGAGCAGATTCCGCCGATGCAATACAACAAACCGAACATGATGAACCCTGGCATGTACGGTGGCGGCAtgggaggcggcggcggcggcggccacgGCGGTGGACCGATGGGCGGCCCGATGGGTGGCCCGATGGGCGGACCGATGGGAGGGCCCGGTGGACCGATGGGTGGTCCGATGGGTGGCCCGATGGGTGGTCCCGGCGGTGGTGGCCCGATGAATCGTATGTACAAAGCGGATCCCGACCCCATCTTTCCACCCATGACGGAGATGGGAGGGTACGGCGGCGGAGGCGGCGGTGTGATGAATAATCACGGGCCCGGCATGTTCAATCCCGGCATGCAGCAGCGAATGGGCATGCCACCGGGTGGTGGCGGTCCCGGCCCGGGCGGTGGCGGCCCGATGGGCGGCGGTCCCGTTGGCCACATGATGGGGGGACCGAAGATGGGCCCAGATCCGTCGATGCTCGGCGGGCCCGGTGGTCCCATACCGCAGTCGCCCCTGATGGACGACGATCTGAGCAAGGGctcgatgcagcagcagcagcagcagcagcaaatgatgCTTCCCGCAAATCCACCTCTTCCGCAGCAACCGGGCACACCGACGGGCGGTGTCGGCAGTAACGGTGGCCCCATGTCGGTCGGCATGAACCCGGGCCTCAATCCCAACGGCGCGAATGGAACGGTCAACAATAATGGCAAAACGAAAGAGCCCTCCCTCTCGCccgagcaacagcagcagcagcagcaacaacagggCGGTCCTGGTTCgaaccagcaacagcaaggaCCCGGCAGTCAGCAGGGGCCACTGACGCCCCAAACGCCCCAAGGCGGACAGCAAACGCCTGGGCAACCTCTTACCCCACAGACATCGATGGCCGGATCGTAG